Genomic segment of Oryzias melastigma strain HK-1 linkage group LG21, ASM292280v2, whole genome shotgun sequence:
CAGAGAGTTGCAGTCCAGCCTCCTGCCACCAGGATGAGTCTGAGGAGCTTTCGCAGTGTCCCTCTGGTTCCAATGGagacctcctcctcttcctcagacgACAGCTGCGACAGCTTTGGCTCCGACGGAGGTTTTGCCAATACGGTACCACCCCAGTAAATAGTTTGATGACATCTGTTTACCTGCCAATTGCTTGTAAATAATGCAGCTGGGGCGTGTGTTTGACAGAGGAGCAGCTTGAGACCGATGAGGAGGACTCCGCAGAAGCCCAAGATGCCTCAAGCCTCTTCAGAGGAGGACACCTGCAGTGGTTTTGAGGAGAATGTGATCAGCAGGCGGATGCAGAATATAGTAGGATTTGCATTTGTTGCATCATTTTAACAGGGTTTTAGTGCATCTTtgaactgatttttttgtttctgtttaagaACGTAAACGCCAAACCTTCAGGAAGGGGTCGAAGGTCAAACGTCCTGAAGGTTGCTTTGACTTTTCCTGCAAAGAGGACTGACAGGAAGAGGCCTGCATCGGAACCTCTGCCTCAGGTCAGGGAGCAGGAATCGGACTCCGAGGGAGAAGAGGAGAACTTCATGAACAAGAGAGCTCTGAACATCAAGGAGAACAAGGAAATGGTACGGGCCCTACTTTTGTTtaacatcaaatattttaataatattttaatcataattgtTAATACTTGTTGTTTACAGCTTGCAAAACTCAtggcagaattaaaaaaagtacccGGAATTTTCCCTGATGGACGACTGGGAATTTCAGCATCGACTACGGTAATTTGATATGATCCTAAATCatcttaaagtctcactccaaacattatctattgtaaaaacattcctAGTGATCTTTTAGATATGATTtgtagccaaaatcaaaaaaacttctgagttgtgggcgggactcttTGCTCaaagtaaccccgccccctctagtgttctcccactagcttacagcttttaacagcctaacattaccggtgaaAACAAAATGGCGgacagtattggagctatctggccgtacagttttgagccagacggAACAAATACGATCGTtttcaaacaccattttttcatcttcatcacaatttcaaaaaagaaatacacagaaatgcaatttttagcttttatttcttaaactatgacctccatcatgagaaaaatgccacaagaacatggaattattattatccatccatccatcttcttgacctctttgtccctgtcggggtcgcgggggtgctggagcctatcccggctactgaagggcgaaggcggggtacaccctggacaggtcgccagtctgtcgcagggcctcaatcacacacccattcactctcacattcacacctaggggcaatttagagtcaccaattaacctatgaagcatgtttttggacggtgggaggaagccggagtccccggtgaaaacccacgcatgcacggggagaacatgcaaactccacacagaaaggtcccagccgggattcgaaccggggccttctcgctgtgaggcgagagcgctaaccactgcgccccCGTGCAGCCCGGAATTATTATTaatctgttatttttacattatcaGCCCAGACGTGCACCCCGAACCCCATCAGGAACCCCGAGAGCGTTCAGGAGAAACCCAGAGCGCTCGTCCCGCCCCCACACACGCTCCCGCTCCCTGGTGGACggacccccctcccctcctcctgaAGAAGACTCTGAGGACAAGTACAGTCTGGTTCGCAAAAGTCGCTACTACGAGGAAGTCGACGAGCCTGTAAGCTTCACCTCAGCGTTTGTAAGGAGTCAAATCGTTTGATAAAGGCTTCACGGTATTTGTGATCTTCTTCAGCCTCGCCGGCGGACCTATAGCGGCATGAAGGCGATCCCTCATGTGGTGCGGCCCGTTGAGGAGATCAGCGAGGTGGAACTGCAGAACATCTGCCACAACGTGCGGGAGAAGGTCTACAACAGCTCCACCGTGAGTCTGCCCTCACATTCCTGCAGGTCGTGTCACCGTGTCAAACTTTTGGTCATTCTTTGGTTCTGGTTGGATTTCAGGGATCCACTTGTCACCAGTGCAGACAGAAGACCATCGACACCAAAACAAACTGCCGTAACCCGGAGTGCGTTGGTGTGAGGGGGCAGTTCTGCGGCCCGTGTCTCCGGAACCGCTACGGCGAGGAAGTCCGAGACGCTCTGCTGAATCCTGTAAGTGTAAAAGAGTGGTTGAACTCTTCTCATCAGGCTGATTTTAAGGAGTCGAGATCCAATAATTTTATaaccatataaaaaaaattatatctcCATTAAAAATTCTTGAAATATAAAATGGTGGTCAtaatgagaattaaaaaaatgttcaatccCTGATCAGGATGCATCCCTCGGTTTTGATTGAGTCCAAAACCTTGGTTGACCTGATTTCCGATAACATGATTGCAGCAAGAcgtgtaaaaatacaaaaaaatatgacaacgtTGTTTGATTTTTGCAGGAGTGGGAGTGCCCCCCCTGCCGGGGCATCTGTAACTGCAGCTTCTGTCGTGCACGGGAGGGCCGCTGCGCCACAGGAGTGCTGGTTTACCTGGCGAAATACCACGGTTACGACAATGTGCACGCCTACCTGAAGAggtaaatatatgtatatatatatatatatataaaactgtgaacatttctttaaaaaaaatcacaatctgAAAAcctgagtgatttttttttttgcagcttgaAAAAAGAACTGGAAGAGGAAAACAGCAAGTGAAACCCAGACGGGccgcagcagaaccagaacacaaacagctgccacacaaaaaaacccttttgtTTTAAGATGACTGACATTTTAAGGAAGCCTCTAGATATTTCTCtcttaaaactgtgtttgttgTTCTACTGATTGTTCCTTTTTTACCACATTACAGCTGATGTACTGTAAATCGAGATGATCtgctgttttgaaaaatgttctgatCGTTCTTGTAAAATATTCCTTCAtagcttttatattttctgcagcttcaggCATTTTTAGGTGAGTTCTTGTatacattgttttaaatgtaatcatCCTCCAGAGATCACAGTTTGAGATTTATCTTTAAAccagttgatttttattttcaaaataatcctTTGATAGAAGAGTAATCTGACTACTCTAATATGGGGGAGTTGAAAAGGGCACAGACTGAGGTCCACCGATTCCCTCGACTAAATCCAGAGCTGTGATATACTACAGCGCCTGCTTAAATATCCTTCATTAGATAACTGTCACTAATGGTGTGGAAACAATTAGCAGACTTTAATGGGAATCTCGTACCTGTAAATCATTTGATCCAGTTTTAAGCACGTTCTCGCTCTGCTCCAGTCTCTCCGGCTCATTTTCCGCCGTTCTCTGGTTGAAGGTGCTATCAAAGTGCAGGTAGAGTTATGGCCCGCGTTCTCCACGCAGAAGTCAGCTCCTCCATTCCTGCCGACACGGCGGTAACCTTTGTGACGATCGTCTCCGGGATGCTCTTGCTTTGACCTGAGCTTTGATCGAACGGTTTTGTTTTATGATTCTGTAAAATATTCCAAATGATATCGAATCTGCTGTTAATACTTTTGCATTAAAGAGTTAATAAGTGAAGAGTTGTGTTCTTAtttagcttgactccaaaacaGAGGCAGCTATAATTCATGATGTGAGCTTATTTCCTACATGGCAGTTTCACTAACAAAAACATCAGGTAACCtaacaaaacagacacaaagaAGCTGTTGTAATACCAATAAATTGGTATTACCttcttttttacaaagtttgcaaataaaaaaaggataaaaagaacaaaaaagtaaagaaaacacagacaaaaattagttaataacattatttttgctGCTAAATTGAAAATTGctcagtttaatttaaaatttgtttgacctaaaaaggtcaacaaaattagtaaaattatatttctatttccttttttacctttttttctttttgtttggtttaaagcACTTCAATAATCAGCAATGACGATCTGacaattttagaataaaaccaaaaaaaaataagccatGTATCCATTCCGTAAACTTCCTGaattcccttttggggtcgtggtgttgctggagcctatcctagccacTAAGGGGAGGAGGCGGGGTTACCCTGCACAGTTTGCCACttcatcataaaaacaaacatttgaactaAATCACTTatcaaaacatcaaactttttatatttctggtTGGAACAGGAAGTCCCCTCTGGGTGGATTTTCAACTTAAAAGAAGTCATCTGCAGATGGAAGCATAAACATTGTACGTGTTTATCAGAGTTTTGTCTTATTTCTTACTCATATAGTTGGACATACACATAGACGTGCTTTTATAGTTTGTTCTtagatttaaataatatttggtGAAGTAAACTTTCAATGcaaattaatataaattctTTAAGCATTTACTGCACTTCTGAGTTTATTTATACTTGGACATCATCGATGGCTTAATTTGAGAGCACACCTTTGAACCAGGAGTTGGTCAATTATGTAAAAAGGCTTGATAAAATCCCACTTTTAATCTGAAAGAGTGTcatatatttcaatatataaaAAGTTTCGCGCCTCAGAAGTTGGTTTTGTGCGTAAAACGAGGCAGCAGCACGTCAATAACACGTCATAGTGCAAGACAAAGTCTATTTTTATGTAAGActagaaaaaaaagggtttacctcctgctttttaaaaaaaagtcagaaagaaTTGTTTACATTGTCTGCACAATttgccaaataaataaataaatgaatatataaaataaaataacattttttctgattcctTCTAGCATAAAAGTGCACTGTAAAGGGTTTTCATCTTTGAATGGGCCAAATGAATATGAAAAGTAAAGTTAAGGTTGACTCAAGTGCATTTGTGACTATGCAGCTTTTAAGGCTAATAAGGAAACGATGAAAAACACAGGGTTGTGTTGTAGGaataatttccttatttacttaaaaaaaaaccttataaaaagaaaaagttcactTATAaggtttttaattcaaactcaAACATCCAAATCTTTTGACCTGAAGGTCTTCAGCAAAATCAAGTAGAGGAAAAGGGACATGAAGCAAGCATTTCCCGTTTTTATCGCCCATGCAACATTAAATTCAGCACAAACAACTGCAAGTTCAGCCCATATCATCATCTCTCTTCCACCGTGCTTCacagttgtttattttgtgtttgtttttgaaaggaAAGAGGTATTTCATCTTTGAAATCTCTGCCAACAAGCCAGTCTCTCCCAACAGCTGTCATGACCAGTGATATTTAACAGGCTAACTAATAGAGTCTGACATTTATCACCTGGTCTTTTTGCAGTTCAGCACCTTTTAGCAATAAATGCTTTGACCTCTGGGTGAACTTTCTGGGATGTCCACCCTTTAGAAGCACATCACAAGTCATGATCATTTTGTTAAATGATACATTTgtggtcttttttatttcatagaaGTGAATTATTCACTAATGAGCAAAATTGTTATAACACGTTTTATAAATTATAatcccatttttttccttctccccAAAAAATCCCCAAACTATTATTAGTATAATAAAGATGCACTTGAAGGTACTAGTCCTGTACTAAATACCAATGATCATCCACTTTGGGGTGATGAATATTTAGGGAAGTAATTGTTTACAACATAGGAGCATTGAGCTGATCTGGTAATCAGGCTAtgaaatacaatatttattcattaaagCAGATTTAATGAGGCCTTGCGGCGCTAATTATGAAAACCAGTGTAGCAGTAAATGAGTAGTGCAGGGTGGCGGGCTGCGGGGTACCTGTAAGGAGGGTCTGGGGGGCTGAAGGGCCCCCCGCGTTCCATGGCAGAGTGAGCAGCAGCATGCAGCTCCGGCTGCAGCCGCTCAGCCAGCAGCTGTGCATCACTGGACCTGCAGACAGGAGTCAGTTGGACCCCATTTCCCTGCATGCCCTGCTTCGGAGGGCGATGCACAGTCAGTGCAGGGACTTTACTGGAGTACGGACGTTCAATTTGTATGCAGCTCCAGAGATATGAGGCAGAATTTCGCAGCATAATATGGGTTTTGATTGACTGATATTTTCATTATGGCTGCAGGGTAGCATGAAGACTGTTAATTTGCTCGAGAGTCCTGCAGGTCTACAGTGATTGTAGTAAAgccaggaagaaaaaaaaaaagctgaataaatGAAACTCACAGGGCATAATCACAATCCGAGGGTCAAAATCAACTGATTAATTATAATTTAGAATCAATCTGTCAGGCCGGGGTAATAAACACCCCTTTAGGCTCGCTGCTTAATAACCAGATTTACAAGGTACAACATGGTACCCTCATGTAAGGCCACTTTATTACCCAAATGCATCCTGAtgcttggagaaaaaaaaaaagaaaaaaaagaagacaaaacatttaaaagaacagAGGAGGATTCTGTTTTTGATGCAGCTCAGCAAGAAGACTTTCCACACACGAATCCCCCACTGGCTCTGACCTCTACATCCTGTAAAGTATAGTGAGGAGAGTGCTGTTAAATGCATAGTGAGTGACTCTGGGTGGCAGAAGGCTTATGACATGTTCCTTTCCTCCTGTTCCAGCCTGGAAAGTGATGGAAACAGCGGTTTCGTCCAGGTGTCAGGGACATTATCAAAGAAAAGGGCTGCCTGCAGTTGCTCCATCTCACAGGAAATTGCCAACTCACCCTAACAAAGGAAGGCATAAGTGCACTTGCTGCTGCCTTCAAGGGGAGTGTGATAAGATGACATTATAAATACAGAATTGTTCATGGAGGTGGAGGGGGAAAGCACATCAGGCGGCTCGACTCCGCAATTCAGTTCCTCTGTGTCCGAAAGTGGGTTCATTTCAGAACTGGATCTCTAGTTTGGAGGAGGGGGGTGGGATAGGGGTCAGGGGTTTTGTAAATATCCTAAACCGTAATTATGAATGTTAATACCGCTGCATGGCAGAGTTGCTCGGTTCCAGCACAGCTGGCAAAcctgaaaagaggaaaaagacgaAGCAGATCTGATGCAGTGCAAATTATGTGTAATTGTGTCATGCACAATTTAGCATAGACACAATTCGAATataataaacaaactttttatgttGAGTTCGGATTGAGCATACATTTATAGGTGTTTTAGAATTCAAATTAATATTAGTCACACAGTTTTGCATATAGTTTGcctaaaatcaataaaactgctgctaaaaaagactgaaaatgttttataatctAAATATCACCATTGGTTATGGTTGGATTAACGCTTTCTGGAagtcactttgacatttttatgaacaCTTCTCCTTGCTGCCTGAAGGGGGAGCTCTAATACAGGTTACTCAATCCACTTTGCTTTGAAGCAACTTTCTTCAAGTCTCCTAAAACTATAGAGGCTTTAACTAGCACATATATAACTTGATCAAATAAAACGAGGTTAAAAAGTCTTCTTAGGTGTGACGGAAACATTCGGGGACTATTTATGGCAGAAGGGTGGGAGCATCAGAGATAAATACCCAGACAGGCTTGTCTGTGCATGGAGTTCAGAAGCTGTTCGGAGTGTCAGAGCTGGCAGAAAGTGGAGGGGTGATTATGATCATAAGTGTAATCTGCAAAATCTATTCTTACCCTCGGTAGGAACTGGTACATTGGATTGATTTTATTGGGATCATCCATTATAAATGGGGCATGGAGGAGCCCACAGCCCAGAAATGGTGGTGCTCACGTGCTTCATTAATTTTTACTTCATTAACTCTCTCCTTCAGAGCCTTCCGACGGAGGATTCATTGCAGGCCATGAATCCAGGATACGGAGAAGCGGACATGATCCCCTGGATGACTTTCAGTGGACTGGATCCACAGAGCAACGCTGTGAAAACAAATCAGTAACACTTGAAATCCACATAATGACCTCTCAATCTGCACTCATGACTGAGGTCAACTTTTAGAAAGGCACACTGATGAAGAGGAGAGCATGCTAAAGCTTAAAGTTGCTGCTGACCGCACACTGTGGCACTATGAGTCTATTCAAAATGacagactgacattttttttgataGCTGTTCTATTATCCAGCAGTGTGTTTACCGACTTTCTTTGCCAGTGTGATGCTTAGGGTGCACCCTTTTTGTCTCATTGCAAAGAATTTCCAAATCTCCCGTGGGGGGCCTTTACAATGCACCGTGCCTTTAATATTATAGCCTTAAACCCAACAATATCAATCAGCGATGAAAGCGTGGTCGCACGCTGCTCTGCCCCGCGCCGCCATTACCGGTCCGCGCGGCCTCTGCTGGGTTGTGAGGTGAACTGAGGGAGGGTGAGAGGGATAAATGGATAGTGGCACTTTTCTTTTCCACACCTCCCACCAACCTCAACAGCCTCCAcccttattatttatttactttttttattttttttttctcagatgaTTGACCTATTCAGTAACATTACAGGGGAGGACGGGTGGGAGTGGACGAGAAAAGAAATGGGAAGTTAATAAAGCAGTTCGTGTGTTACGGAAGTTTAAGAACTTTTTTCCACCCCACGAAACGAGTTTAAACATGCtcataaataaaagcttgtttcAGGTTTTGACTCCagaggcggagctacaggggggaTAAGGGGGACAGGTGCCCCccaggaaaaatgtttaattttaaacattttaaacatgtttaattttaaattttttttattttttttgaagatgaCAGAAACGAATTATATAAAATTTGACTATGTGTggccataaatgtttacattaggctgtgattgttacactttatcgtgttagcctacaaaccgacgcCGGCCCCCACATCAGAgaggaaaacagttatgtggcagTCACAAGGAAAAGTTCGGGGATCTAATGTGGTGCATTATTACTATTTTGAGCCATCCAAATATTATTACTTCTCTTAAAtccacttaaataaaaaaaaattaaaaaagatgaaaaaattcaccaatacaagcttttttaagcattggaaaaaatgttttgaatgaaaTAAGAACAATATTGTTATTGTTAGAAATATGTATTTCAACTGTAGTGACCTTCCACTCTGCTGGTATCATTTGCCACCCTTCCAAAATCTTCTGCCCCCTCCCGGCCCCCCATAtgaaatgttctagctccgcccctggaaCTATCCCTTATCAAATATAGCCTGTTTAAGGGTAATACAAGTATTCTTAGTCTATGTTGCatgcagtttacttttttatattatctaCTAAGTTTATAATGATTAATTTGAAGTTCTTTCAGACTCATGTGGTTGAGTGCAGCTTCTCGATAGTAGAAGTTGTTTTTGGGTTTCTTCTCCCCTCGCTGAGCAAAACAGCACATCAGCAGGCAGAGTGCTTCTCCTCCAAAGCAGTCTCCTCAGCACTTCAAGTCTGCCTCCACGACCGTCCTGCTTCAAACGTGCAGAAATGGTGTCTCCCTCATTACTTTTGCCATCAGATAATCTCTTCACAGCTAACACTTTGACTAACTCCCataaaaaaatagggaaaaaaaacaacatttggggCGAGCTCTTGAAGGGAGAATTAAtgggagcaaaagaaaaacagctctTAGACAATTAGCACCAGAAACCACTCTGTAATCTTAAGATTATTTCCCCACTTAAAAAGCAGCACACATGGTTTGTGTTGTGGCGGCGCAGAATGAACAACAGTCGAGTGGATGTGATTTGGCCTCCGTAATCTGCATTTCCCTTAACATGGCTTTCCTCAGCTCCGAAAATGTTGGCGTTGATCAACTCCAGCTGCAACACGTCAGCGTCTGTCATCAGCTGCAGCATCCGGAGGATGATTTTTTCTCACGAGGACGCGCCATAAAGTGTTTGCTTTGAGGAGCGTTTCGTGAGTGATCTTATGCAGATTTGAGATCCGGTTAATTTGCCTTGTTTACTCGCAGTGAAAATCCAtctcataaaacaaaaacatttggagaaaaaaaacagaagtttcacGGTATAAAGATGTTTGTCTGGTGACCCCAGAAGAGACGTTCTATTCTCCTCTGATGGAATTGTGGGTTAAAAGGAACAAATTAATCTACAATTGTGGAGAATCCCTTCAGGCCTTTCCCTCAGGAGTCTCTTCACTTTGAGAGGGATCTGCTTATTAGAAACATCCCAAAGCTATGTTCATTTAAATAacacaatatattttatggGGTTTAGAGAAAATTGTAATTGCAAAATGAGAAACGTGACCTTGGGGCTGGTTTACTTAAGCAAACATGCTTTGGCTGGTTAGATGCAGTCACAGAGGAGCTGTCTGGCACACAGACTGAATTGGGTCTCTCTGAAGTCAAAGGCAGGAAAACAATTAAGTGTCTGCCGCACATTTCGCCGTGTACCACTTGACACAGTTTTTCACATCATTGGGGCAATTGTCTGCCGAGAGTGACGAGACAAAGCCATTACTTTCTACATTTGGAGAAAAGACAGCGTCGTTATTTCCtgatttttgaaacatttcaattaAGCCGCCGCTGGAGATGATCAACATAATGGCGTGAGAGTTgcactgttttcttttgtccCGTTTAcgtccattttttttgttgcaaccaGGGGGTGCATCCGAGAGAGCTTTGGTCCGAGATAgtggtgtgtatgtgtgctttGCTATCCCTCAGAGCCCCCCCATTGCTTCCTCAACCCCTCATCTTTCATGCTACGTCTCGTCCTTTCAAAACAAGGTGAAGTTCAGCAAAGTTTCTCTGCAGAGATGATCAAACAGTCACATCACTAATGGTGATGGTTGACAGGGCCACTGAATACAGATCAGCTTTAATTGTGGTGGGTCTTACTGCCACTGTCTGTCAATCTGAGCCTTTGAATTGGTGAAAATTTGCTCTGTTCATTCTGCTAAATGATGTATCCAATTAAATGCTTTAGAATTCACGATCTTCAGTCAAGGTTAAATGAAAGCAGTTATTCCTGTCAGTAAGGTGATTAAAAGCTGCCTACATTGGgcacattttgtgcaaaaatttaaATTCGGGACTCAAGCATGAATCTTTATTCATCGAGTGCAGTCCTGCTCAATAAATGTCCGGCTCTTAAttatcttgttcatttttattcccactttttttttttttttttttgtNNNNNNNNNNNNNNNNNNNNNNNNNNNNNNNNNNNNNNNNNNNNNNNNNNNNNNNNNNNNGTGTTTTTATGATTATGAAAAAGTTTTCATAATATTTGCTAAACATCCCTGCagagcaacaaataaaaatggcCCCATTACCGCTTTTTTTCTAAGCTATGATTGAAGGGACACTGGGAACCTGCTTAGCCAAACAAAGAAAACGATTTCTGACATTTGACATTAAAATGAACAAGTGCATGAGAGCAAGGGAATTAATTTCCCTTCTGCAAGATGAATGCTGTACCAGGTTATTAATGAGCATATAATGTGCTTGTGCGAGTAAGTTTTCTGTGTGGCGGTGATAAATGTGACAAAGGAGGTGAGGAGCACGTTGACTAATGAGTATCGTCCGGGGATCTGATCCCGCTGCCCTCTGGGAAGAATGCCACCGTCTGAATTTCACACATCACATGGCGTTCAAACCCCGGAGGTCCGGCCGTCAGGTCGCTTATTACAGAGTAAACTCTGTCATTTCAAAGCAGCGGCTCCTGCTTCATCCAGACTCAGGAGCCGCAGAGTTGGACTTGAAACAGCATTAATATGAGGTCCAAATCAAACCTTTTGCTTTAgctgcatattttaaaaagtataaagtcGTGCATGAATGATAATTTTTACAGAGCAAAACGAAGAAGACAAGAtgggaaaagttttaaaatttgctcCCAAAACTATAATtgatttttctgcagaaaaaaatgtacaaatgtatatttttttaatgaaatacacCTAAGTTAAGGCTCACAGACAGTTAAAGgcatttaaccaaaaaaaagttcattatttttagttaaagaaTAGGGTTGGGCGATACCGAGCTTTTAGGTATCAATCCGATACCAGTCAGTATCATCgatatcaataaaaatatcgacatttttcatgaatgcagtggatgtgacatgaaccacacaatctcaatttttttttttttttttggtaattgcttgataaacataaaaacagatctagggcaatattttcaattaaatgtaaaatagtatattaaaataaaacatatcttGAACTTAaatcaaaagtgaaaaagtgaGTATAAAACAGCCAATAAACccaaagaaacaagtaactatgatacaaaaataagtCGAAATATTTgacgataaaaaaaaacaacaggaagaaATATAAgtaatttgtaacttcttaacttttaaaccaaattcaGCATGTAAATAGTGGAAATAGAGAGAACAATGCTGCTGCCTGCATGCATGAGATCTTCTGCTGAGATCACACAGGAGTGGTGAGCCAGTGCCTCGATATCTGTGGGccggtatcgatccgataccaacttgagattgatactattgatattttggatcgatccgcACAGCACTATTACAAACTCCACAAATTCCCttccaaatcaaaataaagtacaatttTGAGAGAGATCAATGTCAAAGATGCTTGAATTAAACCTTCTTTGCAAAGTATAAATTTGTGCATGAATGTTAATTTTTGCAGAGCAAGAAAAGGAAGACAGGAtgtaaaaagttttatatttgttCCCAAAACTATCTTAGATTTTTCTACAGACAGCGTAAAAGAAAGCAGATAAATTGCATGTTTTTAAGTTAAGTTAGGACTTGAACAAATAATTAATGATATTTAACAAGTAAAACATcagtattttagtaaaaaaaaactccccaaattccattcaaaataaaaaaaataatataattaggAAAGATGTAAACTTTAACATGAAAGCTTCTTTGCATTGAACCACCACAGACTCCCATTTGAATGAGTGCCAAGCGCACAAACTCGACTCACTCAGAGTTTCAGTAAATAAGGTCGGCGATGGATTACATCGGATCTAACCAATCCCAGTCCAGAGACCATCTAAACTCTATAAGGGGGCCTGACGGCAGCAGTTGGTCTCCTTTAAACAAGTCTGActaaagtagaaaaataaataaagcctcCGGGCTCTGCGCTTTAATGTATTCAATTAGCTGGTGTCCCTCTGGAGAATCCGGCACACACTTGGATAAAGAGAGAGCACATCGCCTGGAGATGAATGCACTGAATGCGCTCATTCTGAGGATCATGATTGGAAA
This window contains:
- the cdca7a gene encoding cell division cycle-associated protein 7a, whose product is MPFTRSKRVAVQPPATRMSLRSFRSVPLVPMETSSSSSDDSCDSFGSDGGFANTRSSLRPMRRTPQKPKMPQASSEEDTCSGFEENVISRRMQNINVNAKPSGRGRRSNVLKVALTFPAKRTDRKRPASEPLPQVREQESDSEGEEENFMNKRALNIKENKEMLAKLMAELKKVPGIFPDGRLGISASTTPRRAPRTPSGTPRAFRRNPERSSRPHTRSRSLVDGPPSPPPEEDSEDKYSLVRKSRYYEEVDEPPRRRTYSGMKAIPHVVRPVEEISEVELQNICHNVREKVYNSSTGSTCHQCRQKTIDTKTNCRNPECVGVRGQFCGPCLRNRYGEEVRDALLNPEWECPPCRGICNCSFCRAREGRCATGVLVYLAKYHGYDNVHAYLKSLKKELEEENSK